Proteins from a single region of Bacteroidota bacterium:
- a CDS encoding RNA polymerase sigma factor: MTTNKYTEEELVEALRSKSRQGYEVLYKYFAPVLLGLAKKITRSETAAEDILQDSFIKLWEKADEYSADKGRLFTWFSNIVKNKSIDYLRSKHVKYKIQNPDDTVHYNELLKTEIAVDHIGLIEVINKMKPEHKLVLETVYYGCRTHEEASEELQIPLGTVKTRIRSAIIHLRESLKIKPGGY; the protein is encoded by the coding sequence TTGACTACTAACAAATATACCGAAGAAGAATTAGTGGAAGCACTTCGCTCAAAATCCCGACAGGGTTATGAAGTATTATACAAATACTTTGCTCCTGTACTATTAGGATTAGCAAAAAAAATTACACGATCAGAAACTGCCGCTGAAGATATTCTCCAGGACTCCTTTATAAAGCTATGGGAAAAAGCAGATGAGTATAGTGCTGATAAAGGCAGACTGTTTACATGGTTCAGCAATATTGTAAAAAACAAATCCATTGACTACCTGCGTTCAAAACATGTAAAGTATAAAATCCAAAACCCGGATGATACCGTACATTATAATGAATTATTAAAAACAGAAATAGCTGTGGATCACATTGGATTAATAGAAGTAATAAATAAAATGAAGCCCGAACATAAGTTAGTGTTGGAAACAGTGTATTATGGATGCCGAACCCATGAAGAAGCTTCAGAAGAATTACAAATACCTTTAGGAACGGTTAAAACAAGAATACGATCGGCTATTATTCATTTGCGAGAATCTTTAAAAATAAAGCCTGGTGGATATTAA
- the aroQ gene encoding type II 3-dehydroquinate dehydratase: MQILIINGPNLNLLGTREPEIYGSQTFEDYFKTLQSDNPEVSLTYFQSNIEGEIIDTLHVHGFKVDGIIINAGGYSHTSVAIADAISAITAPVVAIHISNTFSREAYRHTDLIAGKCKGLICGLGLKGYALAIKFLVDLKSQI; encoded by the coding sequence ATGCAGATATTAATTATAAACGGACCTAACTTAAATTTATTAGGAACACGAGAACCTGAAATATATGGTTCACAAACTTTCGAGGATTATTTTAAAACATTGCAAAGTGATAATCCCGAGGTTTCACTCACCTATTTTCAAAGCAATATAGAAGGTGAAATTATTGACACTTTGCATGTACATGGTTTTAAAGTGGATGGAATAATTATAAATGCCGGAGGTTATTCGCATACCAGTGTTGCAATTGCAGATGCTATATCTGCTATCACTGCTCCGGTTGTGGCAATACATATTTCAAATACATTTAGCAGAGAAGCATATCGCCATACAGATTTAATTGCCGGAAAATGTAAGGGATTAATTTGCGGTTTGGGATTAAAAGGATATGCGCTTGCAATAAAATTTTTGGTTGATTTAAAATCGCAGATCTGA
- a CDS encoding glycosyltransferase family 2 protein: MLDKPLVAIVILSWNGKHFLEKFLPSVITTFYLPLDYYVIDNASTDGTEEYLNTNFPQIKVIRLKENEGFAKGYNIGLEQISADYFVLLNQDVEITPGWIDSMISVMEKNPEAAVCQPKMLSYEEKNKFEHAGAAGGYLDNFGYPFCKGRVFSYLEMDDGQYNVNEPVFWASGAALCIRSELFFRMKGFDEDYFAHMEEIDLCWRLKRCGYQILAVNDAVVYHVGGGSLSKENPHKTYLNFRNNLSMLFKNLDVIELLWKIPVRIAFFDLLAIVNALLQKKWKNAWAIIRADWYFIFSIPMQISKRTRTNHIISNSKIAVSTVKQKGFYPKSIVWAFFIRKKNKFSDLRF, encoded by the coding sequence ATTCTTGATAAACCTTTAGTTGCTATTGTTATCCTCTCATGGAACGGTAAGCATTTCCTTGAAAAATTTCTACCCTCCGTAATTACAACTTTTTATTTGCCTCTTGATTATTATGTAATTGATAACGCATCCACCGATGGTACAGAAGAATATTTAAATACCAATTTCCCGCAAATAAAAGTGATTCGTTTAAAAGAAAATGAAGGCTTTGCAAAAGGATATAATATCGGGTTGGAACAAATTAGTGCTGATTATTTTGTGCTGTTAAATCAAGATGTGGAAATTACACCGGGATGGATTGACTCCATGATAAGTGTTATGGAAAAAAATCCTGAAGCCGCTGTATGTCAACCGAAAATGTTATCCTATGAGGAAAAAAATAAATTTGAACACGCTGGTGCTGCAGGAGGATATTTAGATAATTTCGGATATCCATTTTGTAAAGGAAGAGTATTTAGTTATTTGGAAATGGATGACGGGCAATACAATGTAAATGAACCGGTATTTTGGGCTTCGGGTGCAGCGTTATGTATTCGTTCCGAATTATTTTTTCGCATGAAAGGATTTGATGAAGATTATTTTGCACATATGGAAGAGATTGATCTTTGCTGGCGATTAAAGCGATGTGGTTATCAGATTCTCGCAGTAAATGATGCGGTGGTTTATCATGTGGGAGGTGGTAGTTTAAGTAAAGAAAATCCGCATAAAACATATCTCAATTTCAGGAATAATCTCAGTATGTTATTTAAAAATCTGGATGTGATTGAGTTGTTATGGAAAATTCCTGTGCGAATTGCGTTCTTTGATTTATTAGCAATTGTAAATGCATTACTTCAAAAGAAATGGAAGAATGCATGGGCAATAATTCGTGCCGATTGGTATTTTATTTTCTCAATCCCAATGCAAATTTCAAAACGCACACGCACAAATCACATCATTTCAAATAGTAAAATTGCAGTATCCACAGTAAAACAAAAAGGATTTTATCCAAAAAGTATTGTGTGGGCTTTTTTTATTAGAAAGAAAAATAAATTTTCAGATCTGCGATTTTAA
- the xerD gene encoding site-specific tyrosine recombinase XerD, translating into MNWKGSIKEFKAYLQLEKSLSRNSIEAYLHDVEKLSEFIAMYYPDILPETITREHLVKFIHFLNELGMNDRSQARMISGVRAFFKFLLLDDLIDVDPSQLLDLPKLSKKLPDTLNIEEINKILECVDMSRPDGVRNRAILETLYSCGLRVSELTELKISELYLNVDFIKVTGKGDKERLVPIGDSAKKCITTYLENTRVHVPVKKGYEDHVFLNRRGKKLTRVYIFLMLREYAAAVGIRKTISPHTFRHSFATHLIEGGAGLRAVQEMLGHESITTTEIYTHLDREFLRDTLIQYHPRFK; encoded by the coding sequence ATGAATTGGAAGGGGAGTATTAAAGAATTTAAAGCGTATCTGCAATTGGAAAAATCTCTTTCCCGCAATTCTATTGAAGCATATTTACATGATGTAGAAAAGTTATCTGAATTTATTGCCATGTATTATCCGGATATACTTCCTGAAACAATTACTCGTGAACATCTGGTAAAATTTATTCATTTTCTGAATGAGTTGGGAATGAACGACAGATCGCAGGCACGTATGATTTCCGGTGTCCGTGCATTTTTTAAATTTTTATTATTGGATGATTTGATTGATGTGGATCCTTCTCAATTACTTGATCTTCCCAAACTCAGTAAAAAATTACCGGATACACTTAACATTGAAGAGATAAATAAAATTTTAGAATGTGTGGATATGAGCAGGCCTGATGGTGTGCGTAATCGTGCGATATTAGAAACATTATACAGTTGCGGTTTGCGTGTGAGTGAATTAACGGAATTAAAAATTTCTGAACTATACTTAAATGTTGATTTTATTAAAGTAACCGGCAAAGGCGATAAAGAAAGATTAGTACCGATTGGCGACAGTGCAAAGAAATGTATTACCACTTATCTTGAAAATACTAGAGTGCATGTGCCTGTTAAAAAAGGATATGAAGATCATGTGTTTTTAAATCGTCGGGGTAAAAAACTTACCCGTGTGTATATTTTTTTGATGTTGCGGGAATATGCGGCTGCTGTTGGTATTCGCAAAACAATTTCGCCACATACATTCCGACATTCTTTTGCAACACATCTTATTGAAGGCGGTGCCGGATTAAGAGCAGTGCAGGAAATGCTGGGACATGAAAGTATAACTACCACTGAAATTTATACCCATCTCGACAGAGAATTTTTAAGAGATACATTGATTCAATATCATCCTCGTTTCAAGTAA
- a CDS encoding serine hydrolase: MKQFLFLISSILITSYAFAQPAFVTDSLDNYIQREMQRWDIPGMAVAIVKDGKVVVSKGYGVQNLDTKTPVNENTLFQIASNSKAFTGTAMAILQEQGDIQLDDKVTEYLDYFKMINPNITKMVTIEDVLSHRLGYETFEGDFLHWNSNLTRKQMVESMARQEMVYDFRDTYGYCNVGFVTAGEILFNVTDTTWDNFIQHRFFDPLEMKRSSTTLDDLLKDKNKCTPYTLVDNALVKLDYANVDNLGPAASINSSVNDLSHWVMMQLNKGKYNNKQVVPYNALMNTYKSRTIVRDVYSRLYPDMHFNTYGLGWNINDYKGRRVFSHDGGSNGFVTSVCFIPEENFGIIVLTNTDANSLYDALRMQIIESYFSMPYRNISEIYYSYTEPGDKETWTEIHAWQAIAAEHNSPASPIEDYVGTYTNTLYGDIFIKYNGKNLEISFPHHQFMTAKLEPMGENVFLCTYSDPTYGIRKVSFEQEKNIISKFTLTVNDFVDLQPYDFYRKE, translated from the coding sequence ATGAAACAGTTTCTATTTCTAATTTCTTCCATTCTTATAACATCGTATGCATTTGCACAACCTGCTTTTGTAACGGATAGCCTTGATAATTATATCCAACGGGAAATGCAAAGATGGGATATTCCGGGTATGGCAGTCGCAATTGTGAAGGATGGAAAGGTGGTGGTTTCCAAAGGTTATGGTGTTCAAAATTTGGATACAAAAACTCCCGTAAATGAAAATACATTGTTTCAAATTGCTTCCAATTCAAAAGCATTTACAGGCACTGCAATGGCAATATTACAAGAGCAAGGAGATATCCAATTGGATGATAAGGTAACCGAATATTTAGATTATTTTAAAATGATAAATCCCAATATCACGAAAATGGTAACCATTGAAGATGTGCTCAGTCATCGCTTGGGATACGAAACTTTTGAAGGTGATTTTTTACATTGGAACAGTAATCTCACACGCAAACAAATGGTGGAAAGTATGGCTCGTCAGGAAATGGTTTATGATTTCAGAGATACTTATGGATATTGTAATGTGGGCTTTGTAACTGCGGGTGAAATTCTATTCAATGTTACTGATACCACCTGGGATAATTTTATACAACATCGCTTTTTTGATCCTTTGGAAATGAAACGCAGTTCTACAACTCTCGATGATTTATTAAAAGATAAAAATAAATGTACACCATACACATTAGTGGATAATGCATTAGTGAAATTAGATTATGCGAATGTGGACAATCTTGGTCCTGCTGCAAGTATAAATTCCTCCGTAAATGATCTCAGTCATTGGGTGATGATGCAATTGAATAAAGGAAAATATAACAACAAACAAGTAGTGCCTTACAATGCATTAATGAATACATACAAGTCTCGAACAATAGTGCGTGATGTATATTCCAGACTTTATCCGGATATGCATTTTAATACTTATGGTTTGGGTTGGAATATTAATGATTATAAAGGGAGAAGAGTTTTTAGTCATGATGGAGGCTCGAATGGTTTTGTAACTTCTGTTTGTTTTATTCCGGAAGAAAATTTTGGAATTATTGTGCTTACAAATACAGATGCCAATTCATTATACGATGCATTGCGCATGCAAATAATTGAATCTTATTTTTCCATGCCTTATCGAAATATCAGTGAGATTTATTATTCTTATACAGAACCCGGAGATAAAGAAACGTGGACAGAAATACATGCGTGGCAAGCCATAGCAGCAGAGCATAATTCACCTGCATCACCCATAGAAGATTATGTGGGTACATACACCAATACATTGTATGGCGACATCTTTATTAAGTACAATGGTAAAAATTTAGAAATCAGTTTTCCGCATCATCAATTTATGACTGCGAAATTAGAACCGATGGGTGAAAATGTGTTTTTGTGTACTTATTCAGATCCTACTTATGGAATAAGAAAAGTGTCTTTCGAACAAGAGAAAAATATAATCAGCAAGTTTACTTTAACAGTAAATGATTTTGTGGATTTGCAACCTTATGATTTTTATCGCAAAGAATAA
- a CDS encoding anti-sigma factor — protein sequence MDINAYINSGIIESYVLGLLDAEASNEVEQLALQYPEIRNEINEIQQSLESYSEVNRIEPRKELMDEIWNKMETTVPTIKPIVITPPSTTIVKKLISIQPYLAAAVLLLLLTSFIMNIYLSGQLKHTRNLISELNSTNLRIAERLETQKASFDAMEQQFAFVISPDTRTIRLNGLPAHQEAAAYIYWNTQNAEVFIASAGLPKLSANSQYQLWAIVDGTPVSAGLLADNQGTLQKMDSFKNVQAFAITIEPKGGSKTPTLESMVVLGSV from the coding sequence GTGGATATTAATGCATATATAAACTCTGGTATCATAGAAAGCTATGTACTTGGTTTGCTGGATGCAGAAGCAAGCAACGAAGTAGAACAGCTTGCTTTACAGTATCCCGAAATCCGCAATGAAATAAATGAAATTCAACAGAGTTTAGAATCCTATTCTGAGGTTAATCGCATAGAACCGAGGAAAGAATTAATGGATGAAATCTGGAATAAAATGGAAACTACTGTTCCTACTATTAAACCTATTGTAATTACTCCGCCATCAACCACTATTGTAAAAAAGCTTATTTCAATTCAGCCTTATCTTGCCGCTGCAGTTTTATTATTATTACTCACCAGTTTTATTATGAATATTTATTTAAGTGGTCAATTAAAACATACCCGAAATCTAATTTCCGAATTAAATAGTACCAATCTAAGAATTGCAGAAAGATTAGAAACACAGAAAGCTTCTTTCGATGCAATGGAACAGCAATTTGCATTTGTAATAAGTCCCGACACACGCACTATCCGGTTAAATGGCTTACCTGCACATCAGGAAGCAGCCGCTTATATTTATTGGAATACTCAAAATGCAGAAGTATTTATTGCATCCGCAGGATTGCCAAAACTTTCTGCGAATTCTCAATATCAACTCTGGGCAATTGTGGATGGAACACCGGTGAGCGCAGGCCTGTTAGCAGACAATCAGGGTACATTACAAAAAATGGATTCCTTTAAAAATGTACAAGCCTTTGCAATTACTATTGAACCTAAAGGCGGCAGCAAAACACCAACTTTAGAATCTATGGTGGTTCTGGGTTCTGTTTAA
- a CDS encoding WbqC family protein, which translates to MSKKTVLIELPYLPSISWFSLVAGYENVLLDIHAHYEKGSYTNRCKILGPNGVLMLSVPLQHGKHHHKPLHDLRISNTEPWQKIHFMTLCSCYRRSPYFEYFEDLFQPIYHKKWDSIIELNYKLLQIILEYIKVNAKFSFTENYISSTDESVDDKRNYLRPGKVYEPLIEKVENYTQVFSDRFEFQKDLSIFDLLCNKGKYKF; encoded by the coding sequence ATGTCAAAAAAAACGGTCTTAATAGAGTTGCCATACCTGCCTTCCATTTCGTGGTTTTCCTTGGTGGCCGGCTATGAAAACGTTTTGTTGGATATACATGCACACTATGAAAAAGGCAGCTATACAAATCGCTGCAAAATATTAGGACCGAATGGTGTACTGATGCTATCAGTGCCTTTGCAACACGGCAAACATCACCACAAACCATTACACGATTTACGTATAAGCAATACTGAACCCTGGCAGAAAATTCATTTTATGACGTTATGTTCCTGCTATCGCCGTTCGCCTTATTTTGAATATTTTGAAGATCTATTCCAACCCATATATCATAAGAAATGGGATAGTATTATTGAATTAAATTATAAACTGTTGCAAATTATTTTAGAGTATATAAAAGTGAATGCAAAATTTTCATTTACTGAAAATTATATTTCCTCAACAGATGAAAGTGTTGATGATAAACGCAATTATTTACGACCCGGGAAAGTGTATGAACCTCTCATTGAAAAAGTGGAAAATTATACGCAGGTATTTTCGGATAGATTTGAATTTCAAAAAGATCTCAGCATTTTTGATTTGCTTTGCAATAAAGGAAAGTATAAATTTTAA
- a CDS encoding FAD-dependent oxidoreductase: MKQIIDIVVTPAQAADELVIKNILQKQFKIQDDFNFRITKRSIDARAKQVRINLKIEIYVNENLPQVDFNIPDYTSVKNAKQVIIIGCGPAGIFAAIHLIKNGLKPIIYERGKDVRSRRFDLAKINKEGIVNPESNYCFGEGGAGTYSDGKLYTRSDKRGDVQSVLNTFVQFGASTDILIEAHPHIGTNKLPKIIEAMRHFILNAGGEIHFNSKCTDINFAFGKITGIEINHTEKIKTEQLILATGHSARDIFELLHSNNIVIEAKPFALGVRIEHPQEIIDSMQYHCEIRDPLLPPASYNFTEQTNGKAAYSFCMCPGGIIAPCATSQEEIVTNGWSPSKRNNPFANSGFVVNIDLKDMNAYEKFGAMQGLQFQKSVEHAAWKAGGCTQAAPAQRMVDFVENKVSNNLPDCSYQPGIVSYDLSQVLPAFVAENLRQAFKQIQKKRNAYFTNEAVLVATESRTSSPVRIPRNSETLQHIQIAGLYPCGEGAGYAGGIVSAAMDGIRIAEKIANEVVKN; encoded by the coding sequence ATGAAGCAAATTATTGATATAGTAGTAACTCCGGCACAGGCAGCAGATGAACTTGTGATTAAAAATATTCTGCAAAAGCAATTTAAAATTCAAGATGATTTTAATTTCCGCATTACAAAAAGATCTATAGATGCAAGAGCTAAGCAAGTGAGAATAAATTTAAAAATTGAGATATATGTAAATGAAAATTTACCACAAGTTGATTTTAATATTCCTGATTATACTTCTGTAAAAAATGCAAAGCAAGTTATTATCATTGGTTGTGGACCTGCCGGAATTTTTGCTGCAATTCATCTGATTAAAAATGGATTGAAACCTATTATTTACGAACGAGGAAAAGATGTGCGGTCACGTCGTTTTGATCTTGCGAAAATAAATAAAGAAGGCATTGTTAATCCTGAATCTAATTATTGTTTTGGTGAAGGTGGCGCAGGCACTTACAGCGATGGAAAATTATATACACGTTCTGATAAAAGAGGTGATGTGCAATCTGTGTTAAACACTTTTGTTCAATTTGGTGCATCAACGGATATTTTAATTGAAGCACATCCGCATATCGGAACGAATAAGCTGCCGAAAATAATTGAAGCAATGCGCCATTTTATTTTAAATGCCGGTGGCGAAATTCATTTTAACAGCAAATGCACAGATATAAATTTTGCATTTGGAAAAATTACCGGCATAGAAATAAATCATACAGAAAAAATAAAAACAGAACAGCTCATATTAGCAACAGGACATTCGGCAAGAGATATTTTTGAGTTGTTGCATTCTAACAATATTGTAATTGAAGCAAAACCATTTGCATTAGGTGTGCGCATTGAACATCCGCAGGAAATAATTGACAGCATGCAATATCATTGTGAAATTCGTGATCCATTATTACCTCCGGCCTCCTATAATTTTACTGAACAAACAAATGGCAAAGCAGCATATTCATTTTGCATGTGTCCCGGTGGAATAATTGCGCCGTGTGCTACATCGCAAGAAGAAATAGTTACTAATGGATGGAGCCCGAGCAAGCGCAATAATCCATTTGCAAATTCAGGATTTGTGGTGAATATTGATTTGAAAGATATGAATGCTTATGAAAAATTTGGTGCTATGCAAGGTCTCCAATTTCAGAAATCTGTGGAACATGCAGCATGGAAAGCAGGAGGATGTACACAGGCTGCGCCGGCACAACGCATGGTGGATTTTGTGGAAAATAAAGTGAGTAATAATTTACCTGATTGTTCGTATCAACCCGGAATTGTAAGTTATGATTTATCGCAAGTGTTACCTGCATTTGTTGCTGAAAACTTAAGACAGGCATTTAAACAAATACAGAAAAAACGCAATGCATATTTTACTAATGAAGCAGTGCTTGTTGCAACAGAATCACGAACTTCATCTCCGGTACGCATTCCACGAAATTCAGAAACTTTACAGCATATTCAAATTGCAGGATTGTATCCCTGTGGTGAAGGTGCAGGTTATGCAGGTGGAATTGTGAGTGCTGCTATGGATGGTATTCGTATAGCAGAAAAAATTGCAAATGAAGTAGTGAAAAATTAA
- a CDS encoding PspC domain-containing protein, producing the protein MFYQLKYLVEKGVFGVCSYLGEKMGIATSRIRLFFIYITFLTLGSPILIYMSLAFVINLKNYMRDKLSPIRELFQ; encoded by the coding sequence ATGTTCTATCAGTTAAAATATTTGGTGGAAAAAGGAGTTTTCGGCGTTTGTTCTTATCTCGGCGAAAAAATGGGAATAGCTACATCACGCATTCGTTTATTTTTTATCTACATTACTTTCCTCACTTTGGGCTCACCCATTTTAATTTATATGAGTCTTGCATTTGTAATTAATTTAAAAAATTATATGCGGGATAAGCTGAGTCCAATCAGAGAATTATTTCAGTAA
- a CDS encoding pyridoxal phosphate-dependent aminotransferase family protein, with the protein MQSLIDRLEEYLLRRKINDALRELKTEIKGIDFSSNDYLDFAQDANLQQLILQQLQSLKQFGSGGSRLLTGNNALVEEVEKAIAIFHQSESALFFNSGYEANVGLISTVCRRGDLIVYDALCHASLREGIQLSNAKSVSFTHNDLQLLEKQLQAEGNQKFIITESVFSMDGDMCPLPQIVALAKKYNANIILDEAHGTGVIGEKGEGLAQSLILHNAIFARVHTFGKAIGFNGAVVLGNAVLRNYLINFCKPFIYTTAPNMLQLVAVQEAYNYLNLHSSLVKKLQLLIRHFNTTTNALQLPCIPSDSAIHCLVISGNSNVKAMAQSLSQNGFDVRPILSPTVPAGKERLRICLHVFNTEEEITVLLQTIKSLITP; encoded by the coding sequence ATGCAAAGTTTAATAGATCGCCTTGAAGAATATTTATTGAGGAGAAAGATAAATGATGCCTTAAGAGAATTAAAAACCGAAATTAAGGGAATAGATTTTTCTTCAAATGATTATCTCGATTTTGCGCAGGATGCAAATCTTCAACAACTTATTTTGCAACAATTGCAATCTTTAAAACAATTCGGCTCCGGTGGTTCCCGATTGCTTACAGGAAATAATGCTTTGGTGGAAGAAGTGGAAAAAGCAATTGCAATTTTTCATCAATCGGAAAGCGCATTATTTTTTAATTCAGGTTATGAAGCAAATGTGGGATTAATTTCTACTGTTTGTCGTCGTGGAGATTTAATTGTTTACGATGCGTTGTGCCATGCATCATTGCGGGAAGGAATTCAATTGAGCAATGCAAAAAGTGTTTCGTTTACACATAATGATTTACAACTTTTAGAAAAGCAATTACAAGCGGAAGGAAATCAAAAATTTATTATTACAGAATCTGTATTTTCTATGGATGGCGATATGTGTCCTCTACCTCAAATTGTTGCTCTTGCAAAAAAATATAATGCAAATATTATTTTGGATGAAGCTCATGGTACAGGTGTAATAGGAGAGAAGGGTGAAGGATTAGCGCAATCATTAATTCTGCACAATGCAATTTTTGCAAGAGTACATACCTTCGGAAAAGCAATTGGTTTTAATGGTGCTGTTGTTTTGGGAAATGCCGTGTTGCGCAATTATCTGATTAATTTTTGTAAACCATTTATTTATACCACTGCGCCGAATATGTTGCAATTAGTTGCAGTGCAAGAAGCCTATAATTATTTAAATCTGCATTCATCACTTGTAAAAAAATTACAACTATTAATTCGACATTTTAATACTACTACAAATGCTTTGCAATTACCATGTATTCCTTCGGATAGTGCAATTCATTGTTTGGTAATTTCCGGAAATTCAAATGTGAAAGCGATGGCACAATCATTATCTCAAAACGGATTTGATGTGCGTCCGATTTTAAGTCCTACAGTTCCGGCAGGTAAAGAACGATTGCGAATTTGTCTGCATGTGTTTAATACAGAAGAGGAAATAACAGTATTGTTACAAACTATAAAAAGCTTGATAACACCATGA
- a CDS encoding GWxTD domain-containing protein, translating to MQVHAQDLRTGVNIRTAQFFLPGEGPYVELYIVIAGTEIQYERNKKHLFEAGVEVQVVVLDTGAVFTFDKYNLVTPNIIDTGKINFSLMDQKRLFLPNHTATVEVTLMDLQDSTNKYEFTEVILPAEENVIAISDIQWVDTIKQAGKTTQFTKNNYDLLPYAADFFPTSRTEINFYGEVYNTDKFTNGEDVLITFGIRSASSDAHNPNFYQYTKGKAAPVISFLREMDITNLPSGNYNLVVEVRNKKNELIVVKKQYFQRAKVGAVTSYDNIDMVDISNTFVYDYSEEQLNYFLDIIKPRATASDAKLIESLTPRVDIEMKKKFLYNFWVQRNQADPYGEWKRYLEMVTAVNREFGSPSRPGYRTDRGRVYLQYGQPNDRIMAPNEPNAYPYEIWFYNVLPDNQTKIGFAFYDRTAVTNDYKLLHSNARGELQDSRWKLVLYENVAAPNILSDFDQTDITDKLGRIRPADVYNF from the coding sequence TTGCAAGTTCACGCACAGGATTTAAGAACCGGAGTAAATATTCGCACGGCGCAATTTTTTCTTCCCGGCGAAGGGCCTTATGTTGAATTATATATAGTGATTGCAGGCACAGAAATTCAATACGAAAGAAATAAAAAGCATTTGTTTGAAGCAGGGGTTGAAGTGCAAGTGGTAGTGTTGGATACAGGTGCTGTATTTACATTTGATAAATATAATTTGGTTACTCCCAATATTATTGATACCGGAAAAATTAATTTTAGTTTGATGGATCAAAAGCGATTGTTTCTGCCAAATCATACTGCCACTGTTGAAGTTACTTTAATGGATTTGCAGGATTCCACAAACAAATATGAATTCACCGAAGTAATATTGCCTGCAGAGGAAAATGTAATTGCAATTTCTGATATACAATGGGTGGATACAATTAAGCAAGCAGGAAAAACCACACAATTCACTAAAAATAATTATGATTTGTTGCCTTATGCAGCAGATTTTTTTCCAACAAGCAGAACGGAAATAAATTTCTATGGTGAGGTATATAACACAGATAAGTTTACAAATGGCGAAGATGTATTAATTACATTTGGAATCCGCAGTGCTTCTTCCGATGCACATAATCCGAATTTTTATCAATATACAAAAGGCAAAGCTGCACCTGTAATTTCATTTTTGCGGGAAATGGATATCACCAATCTTCCAAGTGGTAATTATAATTTGGTTGTAGAAGTACGCAATAAAAAAAATGAATTAATTGTGGTGAAGAAGCAATATTTTCAACGAGCAAAAGTGGGAGCAGTTACTTCATATGATAACATTGATATGGTGGATATTTCCAACACATTTGTTTATGATTATTCAGAAGAGCAATTAAATTATTTTCTGGATATTATTAAACCGAGAGCAACTGCAAGCGATGCAAAACTTATTGAATCATTAACTCCCAGAGTTGATATTGAAATGAAGAAGAAATTTCTCTACAACTTTTGGGTTCAACGCAATCAGGCAGATCCCTATGGGGAATGGAAGCGATATTTAGAAATGGTTACGGCAGTGAATAGAGAATTCGGATCACCAAGTAGGCCGGGATACCGCACAGACAGAGGTAGAGTTTATCTTCAATACGGACAACCCAATGATAGAATTATGGCACCTAATGAACCGAATGCATATCCTTATGAAATTTGGTTTTATAATGTGTTGCCTGATAACCAAACCAAAATCGGATTTGCTTTTTATGACCGTACCGCAGTTACCAATGATTATAAATTATTACATAGCAATGCAAGAGGTGAACTGCAAGATTCCCGTTGGAAATTAGTATTATATGAAAATGTTGCTGCGCCAAATATCTTATCAGATTTTGATCAAACAGATATTACCGATAAGCTCGGCAGAATAAGACCTGCTGACGTTTACAATTTCTGA